CTAGCACTAACTAGATTAAATCGAAAGTGACATTCTGGAAGTGGCCTCAATTTTGTTACTGGTCTCGTTTCAGTGGAAAGACTGCATTTTGTGTATCACACTTTTAGAGAGCAGCAATTTTAACTATAAACTTGTTTTCATCCAGATCAGAGTAATGGTAACTATGGGAAAGCACCAAGACGTGGGGCAGCTCACCAAGGTGGTTACAAACCATATTAAAATGGAATGTGAATGCAGGTATGTCAATCTTGGTAAAGGAATGTAATGAGACTAGTATTGAAAATTAGAATCCTTCATGTAACTAAACTGAGTGGTGAGATCCAATGTTGGGTAGTATGTTTTTCCTGGTGCATTTATTAAAAATGAAAAATTGTGGATGCCTGCTACTATGTTGTACAAGGGGGAGTGAGGAAATACTTTTTCACAAGTGCTTCATGATGTTTAGAATGCCTCAAGACACTTGATGCCTCTACACATCATGTCTACAGAACATACCAGGGATGGTGCGATGTGTAGGAAAGAGGAAGAAAGTGTATGATCCTAACCAGAAGTTAGTTGAATTGTGTAATTGTTCAGATCTGTTGGAACATGAATCATGGCTGTTGTAGTTAGTGGCAAAAAGCTGCATCACAGTATATTTTGTCTATTCGATatcatacattttaaaaatggagtTCGTTTCACTTTACTCAGTATTTGAAGGTTTTATAGGTTCAGGATGATGTGAAATTATTGCTAAGTCAGCATTTGTGCTTTGTAGTTCCCAGTTTTGTGGTCCAGCCAGTGTTCAATTGCAGGTACTGGCTTGCTTAGTACTGCCCAGAACATTCGCTAATAACATTTATCTTGTGATGGCCTTTTTTTGAAGCTAGCCAACAGCACATTTTTATTGCTGTTTGTAAATTGAATTAGTGTGCATTGAATGAAATGGGGTGAACTCAATTTTCTGGAGAAATTATGCCACCTCATGGCAGATTCTAGTTAGAAATTTGGGCTTGCTACAATTTCCATATTTTTAATAAACGTTCCGATCTGTTCTGTACAATTAGGTTTTAAAACTTTTGCTAACTGTTTGGATGAAGGAGCCACCCACATTCTCTATAAAATCTGGAGAATGTCACATGAAGATTAACAGTAAGTAAACTTCATGTTTTGGCTGTTTGGCAATCCAAAATTTCATAGAAATTTGAGTTCTGAGAAATCGTGGGTTATCAACTTTCATCCAGATGCAGGTGAATTTGATCCGATTGCAAGTAGAGTTGTATATAGCATTAGTGATGTAAATATTTGGACTAAGTTTGTTTGCCAGTATTGATTTAGAAACACTCTCCTCCCACTGAGAACCCAAAATGCTGATGGGGAAATGTACTGTTTAGTCGTGAGAAAATCATGTCGGTGTATTCAGGATTTTTTAAAAGTATGAATTAAAAATTTTTTTGTCAGAACAACATCCATAACAAGTGAAGTGTGGCCTGAAGAAGTTGACAAGCACTTAAGATTCCCAAAATTGTATTCACATTTAAAATTGTTTCTCATTTATTTTAATGTAGAGTTGAACTGAATGCTACTGTCTGGCAGGCTGCACTTGAGTCACCATGTTGATATCTTCCAAACTGGTTTCAAAAGTAATGGTTTTACAGGTTCTGCATAGCACTTGTCATTTACAGTGCTGTTAATTGCTTGCCTTGTAATAAATTGGAATGATACACATCTCAGATTTTCTTTAGTATTTCCCAAGGCTTTTGCAAGGGGAGATGCTATAGTGGTGacaagactagtaatccagaactgGCTAATGCTCTTGGGGTATTGAATACACattccagctgccatggtgagagaACTAGTTTGTGAAATTATATCATCGATTGTCACCCTGGTTCACTTCCCTAATTTGCTATccttttattttactttattagtatcacaagtaggcttacattaacactgcaatgaagttactgtgaaaatctcctagtcgccacactctggcgcctgttcaggtacacctgaaggagaatttagcatggccaatgcacctatgaagcaatttttaaaagcggcatctcggccttttggctaagatgcaagtgAGCCCaaatcttggaggaggaaccttcccccttctccaatcagcttggctcatgtagatcgggcccaggacaaggtggtttggtcgcctgccctgtcttgtcagcctggatcggaaatgtctcaacttgttgagactctgaattggatttgatttgattgaattggaaaagtataaaatgcacctaaccagtagatctttcggactgtgggaggaaatctgagcgcccagaggaaacccacgcaaacacaggaagaatgtgcagactctgcacagacaacccatcagggaattgaacctgggtcccttgtgctgtgaggcagcagtgctaaccactgtgccacccttcaaaTAGAAAATGTACCCTTTTACAatctgctaaccactatgccaccccatggTACATGCCacctacatggtctggcctacatgtgactccagatccacaatattTCACTCTAccatcctctgaaatggtcttgcAAGCCAATCAATTCAAGAGCCATTGGGGATGGGCACCAAAAATGCAGGCCTGCTAGCAACACCCCCTGAAAGAATCCACTTTAAGGTCTTCAGAGGGAAATGGGTAATAAATAATTCCTGACTTCAAGGGAAAAATAATCTAGTTCATTGAAGCCAAGCAAGTAGTCAAAACATATGTGACTACAAACTGAGGTGCTCTGCTATGTGTACCTTGACCTGTTGTATGTGGTTCTATTAAGAGAACTGCCTTGTTATTTGATacttatgatttttttttgtgctcTTTTTTTCAGGTCATCAATCTTGGCAAAAACATACACAGGTCCTCTAACTGCAGCTGTGTTGCACTTCGGGACTAATCTGAACTGTTTTCACTCTGGATGACTCCCCAAATGTACAGAAGATTGTTTTAGGGAAGCCTGTCACTTTCCAACTTTTTATTTTGTAGTCTGTCTTTTGTGTCGTACATTTCCTGTGATGGAAGTGGTTTTTACTGTACTTTTTGGTACCTAATGGATGCTGATAATGTATTATGTAAGTTTGTATTTTACATAAAATTACTGGATTTGCATCAGTAACTTGTTTATTGGAGCAGTCCAAGTTCCTAAAATAAAAGTTCCTTTTGTGTATTTTGTGTTGCATGAATTTTATTTGTATTCAGATTTCAGTTTACTTCTGATTTTGTATGTAAATTAAAGAAAATCAAAGGCATTCAATTTTGAGTTAGTACTTCTGCATATATTATAAATATAAATAATGACACATTAACTGGTGTCAGTGAACACTCCAATGGAGTGATTGGGTCTGAACTGGTTTCCAAGCTAATTGAATTACTTGAATACAGCTGTTCTAATGCTGTCAATGAAGTGTTCCAATTTGGCCTGTATGCCTCGTGCTACAAACAAGGCTGTCAGCATGAGCACAATTTTAATGTAATATCTCCATTTTTAAACTAGAAGTGCAAAATTAGATTTTTATACATTAGGCTTTTTTTGTGCAGTTACCTTTGTATTTTACTGTTTTATGTTAGAAATGGATCCATATAGTTGAACATTCATGTTGGCTGGTTGCTAACTGACAATGGGAGAATGTAATTGCAAAACTACAGTAATGTATCAATGAACTCTCTTCAATTCTGAAGGCCATATTTTAATTCTGAGCCAGAAGGACTTTGTAGTATTTTTTGTGCTACAACTTGTGTCAATACTTCAGTTCAaggctgtcaatgaacagtgatCTATTAAATTGCCTGGTGGCACCCTATGGGTTTTGGtatttaaaatgtattctttcaacATTGGAAGAATCTAAAATCAGGGAAGATGGAACATAGTTGAATAAATATTCATTTCTAAAATGGCATGCCTTttatttcatgtgatgtgggcattggTCACTCCACGGCTTcataggcagttaagagtcaaccacagtgtggAGTCACACCAGGAtttgtccagaccaggtaaggaacagAGACAAGCTTCATATTCCAAACTtattgatggaatttaaattcaccaCAGTGCTATTGTCTGGatcctggattactagtcgagcGATATTGCAACTAAGATGATTTTAACAGGAACCTCACAGTATTGGATCAATATTGCAAATTACATCTTAGAATTACATATAAAGGGCAATGAAAAGAAAATTTGGGATTGGGGAACAAGTTGCTTACACTAATTGCATATGAAATACATTGCCAGGGTTAGTAATGAAACCAAACCATTGAGATtaaattgtaagaagtctcacaacaccaggtttatttggtagcacaagctttcagagtgctgatccttcagccagcatctccacatcaagattaaaCTGAAGAGACACCACAACTGTGATGGAGCTTGCACATGTTTCAGCTGTGCAATAATTCTGTCTTGGGTCCATTCTTGCATGAGTTAGTCATTTCCATTTCTGTAAATATTCAAGAAATAATTTAAATACTCCTGTTGCTTCCTACAAGTGATGTACTTCCCAATAGAGCTGTGTAAATTTAGGGAAAGATAGGCTCTACAACACTCATATCACAGATCTATTCAATAGCAATATTCAAACAGTATTTGGTTGCAAAGATAAGCCCTGAAATGCTaagttgacacaaatacaataaaaATGAATGATTAGGAAAATTGTGATGCCTGAGAGATTTGGGACATGTCTCAGTAACACAATAGGATTAATTTTTTAAACTTCAAATTCGTTTTTTTCTTTGTTACTGTACAGTACTCAGTCGATAGGTTTATAACATCTTTCTAAATGCAAGCCCAAGAAAAGTGATGGAATTCTTTGGAGTGaggtctgattttaaaaaaataacctcATACAAGCTGTAAACTTATActttttgctgtttttatttcaagatCTAACAAAGGGAAGACTAGTTGTCAAAAATCTGTGGTCTActtaatgaaaaataaatgtcCATGACCATTGCTCCAAGAATATAACTAGTTATATCTTTTAATTAGCTTTCTAAAAAATACTTACCAGTAAGTATTTTGTCAATCTTTTCAACAACGTATTGTGCATCCTCCATAGTGAAGCACATTGGAGGTTTGAATTTCAGGACGTTTCTATCTGGTCCATCAATGCTAAGCAAGATGAATTCCTCCTTCAACCTAACAATTAAAAAGTGAAATTAAATTGTTTAGGTACTTGAACAGATTGCATGATTACTGCTCCATTCAATCTGCAAGCACGACCCCAAGCTTGTTGCATTCGTTATtctgcccccacacacactgtccttaGCCTCCTGCACTATTCTGATGAAGCTGGGAGAACAATGCCTCATGTTTCAATTAGACAGTTACGGTCTTGCAGGCTTAATGCCAAGTTCACTAAGTAttgctgtttttttccccccatcaACAGATGCTGGTAATTATTCCATTGCCTTTTACAATTCCTATAGACccataaaaaatgctggaaaatctcagcaggtttggcagcatccgtatggagaaaaaagagctgacgtttcgagtctggatgacccatttgtcaaagctttgttaaAGCCTGTGCAATTCGCTACCTCGGAAAGtgattgaggccaaaatattgtgtgttcaagaagcatttagatataaCACTTGCGTGAAGGATATGGGGGCGGGAGGTAGAATCAGGTTGTTGAGTTggagaatgaatggcagagcaggcttgaagtacTGAGTGGCCACCTCCTGATTCTTTTTGTTTCTTAAAGGTGGACTAGATACAAGAACCTGTAATTGATTAAGGACTGCACAGACCTAAAAATGGGTAACTTGAATTTCATTGTTAGTCTTTATCAAGCTAACCTGGTTGTTTTTAATGCTGACACTCTGAGACTGTAACTGAATATGCAGGAAGTGCTTTCCTAAGGTCGCAGTACAAATAAACAGCCTTTCCATCTCTTTTGTTACTTAATCACTCCGCCTTCCACCCTATCAAAAACTTTCCCTTTTGTCTTTAACCCACCTTTCCCTTCCTCTATACTTGGTTACAATCTTTTATGTCTCTAATATTTGCCAGTCCTGACAAAAGGTcaatgacctgaaacattaactctatttctctctgcagATAAGGGAACATGATGGGTAACGGTGATTAGAATATTTGCTTATGTGGAGGATAAATGCTGACATTGGctggttgggccaaatagcctgtttccatgttgcaaCTACGATAGATGCATTTCACAAATTATATAATAATACTTTGAGTTACCAATGCAAAGAACAATGCTAAAGTTTTATACAAGCAAATCTGATTCACTTCTGATGTAACTGATCATTATAAAATAACTTGTTTGTTTTAattgtagaaaatgctggaagtaatcagcaggtcaggcacatctgcagagggagaaacagaataAACTCCAGTtaatgaccttccatcagaactgatcaacttgaaacattgaccagaattctaccgtcccgtctgccaggggtggaccatggagagGTCCGTTAACCTTCGGTGGGATTTTGCcgctttgggatgagtgaggccataaaatcccacccattaactctgtttctccacaaatgctgcctgatctgagcatttttgaatttttatttctgatttcctgcATCTACTGTattttccattcattttatttgCAGTTGGAAGGCTGTATATTGTAGCCAATATCCCATGGAAATTTCTTGGAGCTGCTCCTGTTCTGCTAGAATTGTGATGAAAACCCAGTTTTATGGATGTAAAGCGAATATGAAAAATTTCCCAACCTAAGTGAGCTTAAAAATTGGAAATTATTGGTCCAGGAGCACATGTAGAATTCAGTTCCTATTTAgttaggtttccttgcccatatttataatggaaactgaCTTATTACATTATTTTTGCACTGCTGCCAGTAGATGTAGCATAGAACTACTGCTGGTTGGAGGATTTGATTTTAGCACCACAAGTTTCCATTAGAAATAAGGACCTAGTGAGACATTTGTTGTAATAAACAGACTAGAAGCACTTTTGACAAAACATTTCTTTGTAGGCAACTTATAAACTACAGAACTGAATACCCCCTTTCTTACTTTTAGCACAACCAGAAAAAAAACACCAGGTATATGATACACAGTCCACAACGTTTCTTGGCTCCCAAGGGTTTacttctgttcttttcctttctgAGCCTGGTAACTTCTAACCCTAGAACTATCTTTTACAGTGTGACTTTGACTGGAGATCCTCCCTCTAGTTCAAGCAAGGCAAATTTTCTAGCCTTGTTTTAACTTCTCACAATTTTGGTCTTTTCAATCTGAGTGAGAGCTTCCATCTGCCTCACAcctttaccacggctaatccatctaattgggacactagggcaatttagcatgaccaatccatctaacctgcacatctttggactgtgggaggaaaccggagcacccagaggaaatccacacagacacaaggagaacatgcaaattccacatagccagtgacccgaggctggaattgaatctgggtccctggcactgtgaggcagccgtgctaaccactgtgccacccttcagaTAGAAAGTGTACCCTTTTGCAACCTGATATTTTTAACACTTCCCTGGGACTCTGAGATTCTGTCCATCAGCATCACAGCTGCCTTCGTCATTGTCTGCAAGTATGAataccttgcaccttcttcctttAATCTTTAACAACCCCATCACCCCGACCTATTGTCAGGCGGTTTCAGCAGAGTTCAGATCACTCTCCCCCATTTTATCCTAAATTTAAAGACACAGTCCCCAAAATATAATCTTGAAAACCTGATAAATGTAACACCCTTTAGCATTTATTTTAATTACAGTGCACTCATTTATAATTGTAATTGACCTACTACTGTTAATTGAGAATATTATTTCTGTAAATGTTGGGATTTATTTCAACATTGTGATGTATGAACGGAAATGAAAATTGTCCAGCTTAGAGTTCACAATATCAGCTGGAGTTGATGATGGTCCAAGGGATAAAATATTTACTGTCTTCAATATTGGCCAGTTTGTTGCCAGTCAAAGAAACAGTTCTGGGTTCGAGGTTTCTAAGATGGAATGCCTGAGTGTCACTGAGGGTAAATTTAAGATCACGGCTGCAGAGAACCACGAGTGTTCAGCTGAATTCCGTAGACAAATATGAAAAATTAATTCTGAATTTTAATTTGTGTTTTGAAGACCAGAGCTAGTTTACAATCATACTACCTTGTAACTAAATACTCGGCTTCTTCTGTGGCAGGTGTTCTGTCCCTTCGATCTTTCACCAGCTCTGCTCCGATAAATAAGCCAATGCCCCTTTAAGTAAAAAAGTGAAATATATATTATACTTTTGATTTTGGGCTGGTATTTGGAAATGTTTGTTTTATTGGCGGATTCAATACCTAACATCACCGATGATCGGATGTTTGGCCTTTTGTTCATTTAGCAGACTCAGCAGGTAGGTACCGACTCGTGTAGCATTCCCACATAGGTCTTCCTTTTCAATGACTTCTAAAACCGCCAGCCCGATTGCACAAGATACTGGACTTCCTCCAAACTGTAACATCAATGACAATCTAATAAAAACATTTGTTTGAAAATTTTATAACCAGCATACATTTTAATAAAAATGGAATGTTAATGCTTTACTTCTGTATCTTGAATTAGATCTTAACATTGATTAACGTTCAGCATTTCAACTCCAACATAAAGTCTCTTCGCCTTTATGGATCCGAAACATGGAGGACCACTGTTGATGTAAATCCAGTCCTTCACCAACAGATGCCTCAGAAGGATCCGTAGGATACACTGGGCAAATATCATCAATAATGTTAAGCTATGGGAAGAGACAAAACAAGACCCAATGGTCCTCCAAATCAAAAGGTAAAAGTGAAATTAGATAGGCCATATTTTAAGGAAGCAATGGAACAACATTACACAGTAAGCACTCACATGGAACATACAAGGAAAGAGAAAGCAAGGTAGACCAAGAAACATCTGGAGGGGGGATTCAGAAAAGGAGATGAAAGCCGAGGGCCATTATACATAGAAACAATTGGAGTTTGGCCCAAAATTGGATTAGATGGGAGAGAATTTGTCCATGGCCAATGCTCCAACAAGGAGTGAAAAGGCtaaggacctacctcgcattaagttgatctttctctgcaccctagctatgactgtaatactatattgtGCAccctaacatcagtggtagggaaattattaaagaggattctttgagacaggatttactcccacttggaaatgagtggatgtattagcgagaggcaacatggttttgtgaaggggaggtagtgtctcactaacttgatcgagtttttcaaggaagtaacgaagatgattgatgagggtagggtagtggatgttgtctacatggacttcagtaaggcctttgacacaaatacaataagaATGAATGATTAggacatgggatcagaggtgagctggcaaggtgtatacagaactggctcagccatagaagacagagggtagcagtggaagggtgcatttctgaatggtgggctgtgacaagtggcattcctcagggatcaatgctgggacctttgctgtttgtaatatatataaatgatttggaggaaaatgtaactggtttgattagtaagtttgcagacgacacaaaggttggtggatttgcggatagcgatgtggaccatcagaggatacagcaggacatagatcggttggagacttgggcggagagatggcagatggaggttaatctgcacaaatgtgaggtaatgcattttggaaggtctgatacagatatgaaatatacagtaaatgacagaatccTTAAGACtattgatgggcagagggatctggatgtacagatacacaggttcactgaaagtggcaacgcaggtgaagaaggtagccaagaaggcatacggcatgcttgccttcatcagctagggcactgagtttaaaaattggcaaatcatgttacagctttatagaaccttggttaggccgcatttggaatatagtgttcaattctggtcgccacactaccagacggatgtggaagctttggagagggtacagaaaagatttaccaggatgttgcctggtatggagggtattatttatgaggagaggttggagaaacttggtttattctcactggaacgatggaggttgagggacgacctgatagaagtctacaagattatgaggggtatggacagagtggatagtcagaatctttttcccaagggtggaagagtcaattactagggggcataggtttaaggtgcaaagggcaagatttaaaggagatgtacgaggcaagtttttttacacagagagtggtggatgcctggaactcgctgccgggggaggtagtggatagtgacatttaaggggcgtcttgacaaatacatgaataggatgggaatagagggctatggtccccagaagggtagggggttttagttcagtcgggcagcatggtcggcgcaggcttggagggccgaagggcctgttcctgctgtGTAATTTTTttggttctttgttctcttctttctttctcccctatgtactctatgaattgcatgctttgtctgtatagcgcgcaagaaacaatacttttcaccgtatcccaatacatgtgacaataataaatcaaaggagaaagaagaAATGTCTTTGGCACATTGTGGAACTGCTTTGTGTTAACTTAGAGATGATAAATGAAGCTGAGGACACACAGGATATGATTTCCCAGGTTACTTTGGTTTATAAACTAACCATTCATTAGTAGGAGATTTTTTAATATTAAGAATAAGAATAAGAAAAAGCAGCTGGAGAATTGTAAAGGGGCTAAGTTCCATGATAGTGATTAGGATTAGTGGTCATGGACAATTTCCTCTTCATAACTAGGGATGCtgagctgtggctttggagtcacatgtaggccagagcaggtaaggacggcagatttcctttcctaaaagacattagtgagccagatgcgttttccaacaatcaacaatagtttcatggtcatcagtagacacttaattccaggtttttttttgaactcaaattccaccagctgccatggcgggattcgaacccaggtcctcagaacattaactgagtttctgaatgaatagtctagcggtaataccactaggccatcatctccccactgAAGGGCCAAAATTGTTCACAgctttccaggtgtggtctaattagcgccttgtatagttttagcaaaactttcctatttttatattccattccctttgaaataatggccaacatttcatttgccttccctattacctgctgagctTGCATATtatctttttgtgatttatgcatgtgtgcagctttctgcagcctttccccatttaaataatattcagctcctttattcttctgaccaaagggcatttttctacattatattCTATGTATTACTGTACCACTGTATCATTGTCATTTAGCTCATCCACACTGCAGCCCCcattctcatccaaacaagcAGAGAGAACCCGATCTTAAAGGGTGTGATCACCTCCTGAAACAACGCGTCCAGCTAATTCTCTCCCTCCCTAATATGTCACAGTGTCTGcacctcagcctccagctcaatgactctgagcaaAAACTCCTCATGTTGACAGCATTTACTGCAGACATGTTTGCCCTGGATTACAAAGttatccaggagctcccacagGCAACCCTCTTGACACATCACCTGCCCTGCACCCTTAATGTGTTTTAAATAATTACTTTTTATTTACAATTACTTTTTAATGGTGtcttttatatattttattaaataaTCAAGTTATGCACCCAGTTTGCTTCCCTGATGTTAACTTTATTCTATTTTGGACTACTTGTATCACCTTACTATATTAGGCCCTAACTTTCTCTTATTCTCAACACAGTGCCTCTGATACACTTaccagccaatcaacctaccagTTTCTTGTGACCATACAGTTGTCTTGTTGTTCCCTCATAGCTGCCTCACCAAATACTCCTTCACTCCTGCAGCAAGGCAAGACCACTTTCTGAAACTGTTAGAAAGCAGAAAGCAACAGAGCACCTCCTTCCCCTCTGTTCCAAATTCCCAAATATGCTCACTCGGATTGTGTCTCACTCAGGTGATGTCTCATCTCTCACTGCTCATATGCCCACTTACTGATCATgtactttgatttaatttgatttattgtcacatgtattagcatacagtgaaaagtattgtttcttgcgcgctatacagacaaagcataccgttcatagagaaggaaatgagagagtgcagaatgtagtgttacagtcataactagggtgtaaagatcaacttagtgcaaggtatgtccattcaaaagtctggcagcagcagggaagaagctgttcatgagttggttggtccgtgacctcagacttttgtagctttttcccgacggaagaaggtgaaagagagaatgtccggagtgcgtggggtgattaattatgctggcagctttgccgaggcagcaggaagtgtagacagagtcaatggatgggaggttggtttgcgtgatagattgggcttcattcacgactttttgtagttccttgcggtcttgagcagagcaggagccataccaagctgtgatacaaccagaaagaatgctttctatggtacatctgtaaaagttggtgagagtcgtagctgacatgccaaatttccttagtcttctgagaaagtagaggcattggtgggctttcttaactataatgttggcatggggtgaccaggacaggttgttggtgatctggacacctaaaaacttgaagctcttgaccttaAAACTTAACTTAAAACAGTCCCTTTCTTGTATAGAGCAGAGATGAATCACTCTAAATTCCTGCTACAGCAACCAACATCTATTGAGGCCCTATTCAGGCAAAGGGCTTTCAGGTGATTGACAGTTGACTGATTTAAAGCTTTCCTTTGGTGATCACTTGATTTTGCTACACAGCTATAGTCATAGCTATTGGTTCTGACTTACTGTGTTAAAATGTTCCACTCCAGTGGCAGCAAATGCATCGGCAATTGCTTTAGTTGTAGCCACACAGGCCAATGGATGTCCATTTCCAATAGGTTTTCCCATAGTTACAATGTCAGGTGAAAAATCATCTCCTTGCAGTTGGAATGCCCAGAAGCATTTTCCAACTCTCCCAAATCCAACTTGGATTTCATCAGCAACAAACAACCCCCCTACTTTGTGAATATGTCTGCAAGAGAGAATAGAACATAAAGTTATCAGCATTAGAttatctcttccccccctcttgtTTGTGAAAAATATCTTGTAGCATTTGAGATCTGGTTGT
The Mustelus asterias chromosome 16, sMusAst1.hap1.1, whole genome shotgun sequence DNA segment above includes these coding regions:
- the LOC144505340 gene encoding 5-phosphohydroxy-L-lysine phospho-lyase-like, giving the protein MASELYRKNETLTLRKKLIASSCRLFFPDDPIKIVRAQGQYMFDEEERKYLDCINNVAHVGHCHPDVVKAGCSQMAKLNTNARFLHDNIVHYAKRLSETLPQKLSVFYFVNSGIAAFFAESLPSVAGQIVPPAGYFQKVAEHIHKVGGLFVADEIQVGFGRVGKCFWAFQLQGDDFSPDIVTMGKPIGNGHPLACVATTKAIADAFAATGVEHFNTFGGSPVSCAIGLAVLEVIEKEDLCGNATRVGTYLLSLLNEQKAKHPIIGDVRGIGLFIGAELVKDRRDRTPATEEAEYLVTRLKEEFILLSIDGPDRNVLKFKPPMCFTMEDAQYVVEKIDKILTEMEMTNSCKNGPKTELLHS